Below is a window of Prosthecochloris sp. GSB1 DNA.
AATGTTTCTACCTTTACAACTCCCTCACGGAGCTGTAGCTCAGTTTGGTTAGAGCGCCTGCCTGTCACGCAGGAGGCCGCGGGTTCGAGTCCCGTCAGCTCCGCAAAACATGTACCAGAGCAAAGAACGAAAGGAATTCCCGCCACGGCGGGAATTCCTTTTTTCAGGTACTGCCCCGCCGGAATTATCCCGGCACCAGTTCGACCCGCCGGTTTTTCGCCCGACCGGCTTCGGAAGTGTTCGGCGCGACGGGAGCAAGATAGGCGACGCCGTTCGCCCTGAGCCGCGAGGCCGCGATTCCATATTGCTGCGTAAGCATCGAGACAACAGCAAGGGCCCGTTTTTTTGAAAGCCCCATATTGAATTCCAGACCACCGACATTGTCCGTATGACCCACGACATGCAGAGAAAGGGCGGGGTTCTGCTTGAGAAGTTTCGCGATTTCGGCAATTGCCGGTTTTGACGACGGTTTGACGACGGCCTTGCCGGTGTCGAACAGAATGCCGTATAAGGCGATCCTGCCGGTAGCCGTGATGGTTTTCGACATCTGGTCCGCCTTTACAACGACCATGTTCTGTGTCATGGGCCGCTCTTCGACGATATCGACAGCGATGTACGCTCCTTTTTTGGCCTTGTACACCGCATCGTCACGCCCCCACTCTATCGCTGTAAGCTGCACATAGATGTTTCCGTCCGGTCGTCCGAGTTTGGCGCTTGCGACATGCAGCCCGCCGTAATCGGCTGCACGGAAAACGTTGCTGCTGCGGTTCGTCTTTATATCCTTCCTGGAACCGTAGGGATTGAGATACCCGGCCCATTTCACGGCCGCGGGATCTTTTTGCGAATCATACAGTATGGTGAATCCTTTTGCCTTCAGTTCGTTGAGATAATTCCTGAAAAGCTGAAGGGATGATGTTTCTCCGGGCGCCTCATACCATATCTCCGTGTAGCGGCCTTCAACGGCAAGAGGACTGGAAGCGTATTGCCTTTTCCGGGTATCGGGATTGTAGTTCCTGTAGGTCGATGTCTGCAGGGCATAGTCGTCGAACGACTTGACATTGTAACCGACAATCGACGATCCGCCGAACCTTTTCAGGATCGGGTGATCCTTTGCGCCTTCAAGATCGGCCGCATAAGCCACGCCTGACATGTACGGCAAAAGAACGAACAAAACAATCGCCGCTCCCAATACCTTCTGCAGGATGATGACCGAAAACCCGCGGGTATCACCTTTTTCCATGACTTGATCCTCCCTTGGCTTTTATGCCCTCAAATTGTTCAGAACCGCGCACGCCGCGTATTCGATACGTGGCATACCGAAAATACAATGAAAACGCCACAACCTGTCATGAGCCTCGACACGGGCCGAACGGCATTCATCAGCCTTTCTTGCGTTTGTCGTGCAGATAGATCGACTTCGACCTCCCGTCCCCCCCTGTGCGTTCCTCCAGTTCGAACAGCTTGATCGCCCTGACCAGGTCACCGAGCTTGCCGTAACCGTAATTTCTCGGATCGAACTCGGGCGACTGCTTGGCGATGGTGCTGCCCACGGTCGCCAGATGAGCCCAGCCGCTCTCGTCGGATGCAGAATCAACCGCGTTTCTCAGGAGTCTCACCAGCCGCGTATCCTTTTTCAGGTCAGCCGTCGATTTCCTTGCAATCGCCTCGTTTTCGTTCACCCTGGCGCGCAGCACCTCGGTAAAAATAAACTTGTCACAGGCGGAAACGAATGGCGAGGGCGTTTTCTTCTCGCCGAAACCGAAGACAACCAGCCCGGATTCGCGAATCCTCGAAGCAAGTTTCGTAAAGTCGCTGTCGCTCGAAACAATGCAGAAGCCGTCGAAATTGCCGGTATAGAGCAAGTCCATGGCGTCTATGATCATGGCGCTGTCGGTAGCGTTCTTGCCTGTCGTGTAACCGAACTGCTGGATAGGCTGGATGGAATGTTCCAGGAGCACCTCTTTCCATCCTTTCAGCAGTTGGGAGGTCCAGTCCCCGTATATCCTCTTGACGCTCGCCACGCCGTATTTTGCGATTTCCGCGAGAAGACCGTCGACAATAGACGCCTGGGTATTGTCCGCGTCGATGAGGACCGCAAGCCGCTCCGTTTTTTCTTCCGCCATAGTTGTTAATTATCTGTTTCAGGGTTACCGTGTTTCCGTCCGCTCACCGCGAAGGTTCAGAAACGCTTCATTTTCAGCGCGAGCGAACTCATAACAACGCTGACGGAGCTCATGGCCATGGCCCCGCCGGCGATCATGGGGCTGAGCAGCCAGCCGGTCCACGGATAGAGGAGCCCCGCTGCCACGGGGATACCGACAGCATTGTAGAAGAGCGCCCAGAACATGTTCATCCGGATTCGCCGCATCGTGAGGCGGCTGAGGCGGATGGCCCTCGGCAGGGAACGCAGGTCGCCGCGCATGAAAACGATATCTCCGGCGTCCATGGCGATATCCGTCCCCGAGCCCATTGCGACGCCTATATCTGCCCTGGCCAGAGCCGGAGCGTCGTTGATGCCGTCGCCGACCATCGCCACCGCTCCCTTTCTCTGCAATTCGGCGATAAACGCTTCCTTTTCCTCCGGCAGCACACCGGCCCGGAAAGAGGATATCCCGGTTTCACCGGCGATCTTGCGGGCGACTCTTTCGTTGTCGCCGGTAATCATGGCCGTCTCGATGCCCATTGCGCCCAGTTCCGCAATGACTTCGGACGCCTCCGGCTTGAGGGTATCCCTCAGGGCGAAAACGGCGAGCGCCCGCTGTTCGTCGGCGAGCATGATGACCGTGGCGCCCTCCTCCTCGAAGGTTTCGAGAACGTCACAAAAATCCTGCGTATCGATGCCCGATTCGGTGATGAATCTGACGGAACCGATACGGTAGCCGACGCCGTCGACCATAGCCTCGACGCCCCTCCCGGCATATGAGCGGAACTCGTCCGGCTCCGAAAAATCTGCGCCTTGCGTTTCGGCTTTTTTCACCACGGCCCTCGCGAGAGGATGCTCCGAACCCGCTTCTATACCCGCGGCAAGCGCGAGGCAGTGCCGCTCGTCATACCCCTCGCGGACGCTGACCGCCGTCACCCGGGGCTCGGCCTTCGTGAGGGTGCCTGTTTTATCGAAAACGACATACTTCAGCCCCCCCGCGATTTCGAGAGCATCCCCCCCCTTGATGAGAATACCTTCACTTGCCCCCATGCCCGTACCGACCATGATCGCAGTCGGCGTTGCCAGGCCCAGGGCGCAGGGACAGGCGATGACCAACACCGAAACGGCCGCCACAAGCGCAAAGCCCGGATCTGCTCCGAACAGAAAAAACCAGCAGAAAAAAGTCAGCGCGGCAATGGCGATGACCGCCGGAACGAACCAGGAAGAAACCCTGTCGGCGAAACGCTGAACGGGCGCCTTCTGCATCTGGGCGTCCTCCACGAGCCTGATGATCCTTGCCAGCATGGTTTCTGAGCCGGTGCGGGTCACCCGCATCGAAAAAACCCCCTCCCTGTTGATGGTCGATCCGATGACGGCATCGCCGACGCCCCGCGAGACGGGAATGCTCTCGCCGGTCACCATGCTCTCGTCCAGCGTCGTGTTCCCCCTGATGATCTCGCCGTCGACCGGAACCTGTTCTCCGGGACGGACAATCACCGTATCACCGGGATCGACCTCTTCCACCGACACATTCGCCTCAATGCCGTTACGGATCACCGACGCTTCAGCCGGGAACAGTCTTTCGAGCTTTCTGATCGCTTCGGAGGTACGGCGTTTCGAGATCGCTTCGAGATATTTCCCCAGTACCACAAGAGTTATCAGCACTGCGGAAGTCTCGAAATACTGGTGCTCCCCTCCCGCGAACAGCAGCAGGTAGAGAGAATAGAAATAGGCCGCGCTGGTTCCCAGGGCGACAAGCGTATCCATTGTCGACACGCCGTTTTTCAACGCGACCCAGGCTCCGGTATAGAACGGCAAGCCGACGTAGAACTGAACGGGCGTCGCGAGAAGCCAGAGAGCGTATCCCTGCCACA
It encodes the following:
- a CDS encoding NYN domain-containing protein, which produces MAEEKTERLAVLIDADNTQASIVDGLLAEIAKYGVASVKRIYGDWTSQLLKGWKEVLLEHSIQPIQQFGYTTGKNATDSAMIIDAMDLLYTGNFDGFCIVSSDSDFTKLASRIRESGLVVFGFGEKKTPSPFVSACDKFIFTEVLRARVNENEAIARKSTADLKKDTRLVRLLRNAVDSASDESGWAHLATVGSTIAKQSPEFDPRNYGYGKLGDLVRAIKLFELEERTGGDGRSKSIYLHDKRKKG
- a CDS encoding OmpA family protein — its product is MEKGDTRGFSVIILQKVLGAAIVLFVLLPYMSGVAYAADLEGAKDHPILKRFGGSSIVGYNVKSFDDYALQTSTYRNYNPDTRKRQYASSPLAVEGRYTEIWYEAPGETSSLQLFRNYLNELKAKGFTILYDSQKDPAAVKWAGYLNPYGSRKDIKTNRSSNVFRAADYGGLHVASAKLGRPDGNIYVQLTAIEWGRDDAVYKAKKGAYIAVDIVEERPMTQNMVVVKADQMSKTITATGRIALYGILFDTGKAVVKPSSKPAIAEIAKLLKQNPALSLHVVGHTDNVGGLEFNMGLSKKRALAVVSMLTQQYGIAASRLRANGVAYLAPVAPNTSEAGRAKNRRVELVPG
- a CDS encoding heavy metal translocating P-type ATPase: MLRDSGLEKAELKITGMHCESCVRVVERALAKASGVREASVNFAAGKATITYDPSMTDSARLVREVEKTGFGARHIEAVDTGKAEAMYREELRELRTRLVTGAVFAVPALVLGMGMMQSPPLWQGYALWLLATPVQFYVGLPFYTGAWVALKNGVSTMDTLVALGTSAAYFYSLYLLLFAGGEHQYFETSAVLITLVVLGKYLEAISKRRTSEAIRKLERLFPAEASVIRNGIEANVSVEEVDPGDTVIVRPGEQVPVDGEIIRGNTTLDESMVTGESIPVSRGVGDAVIGSTINREGVFSMRVTRTGSETMLARIIRLVEDAQMQKAPVQRFADRVSSWFVPAVIAIAALTFFCWFFLFGADPGFALVAAVSVLVIACPCALGLATPTAIMVGTGMGASEGILIKGGDALEIAGGLKYVVFDKTGTLTKAEPRVTAVSVREGYDERHCLALAAGIEAGSEHPLARAVVKKAETQGADFSEPDEFRSYAGRGVEAMVDGVGYRIGSVRFITESGIDTQDFCDVLETFEEEGATVIMLADEQRALAVFALRDTLKPEASEVIAELGAMGIETAMITGDNERVARKIAGETGISSFRAGVLPEEKEAFIAELQRKGAVAMVGDGINDAPALARADIGVAMGSGTDIAMDAGDIVFMRGDLRSLPRAIRLSRLTMRRIRMNMFWALFYNAVGIPVAAGLLYPWTGWLLSPMIAGGAMAMSSVSVVMSSLALKMKRF